Proteins from a single region of Urocitellus parryii isolate mUroPar1 chromosome 4, mUroPar1.hap1, whole genome shotgun sequence:
- the Ubxn1 gene encoding UBX domain-containing protein 1 produces MAELTALESLIEMGFPRGRAEKALALTGNQGIEAAMDWLMEHEDDPDVDEPLETPLGHVLGREPTPSEQVGPEGPGTAAGESRPVLTEEERQEQTKRMLELVAQKQREREEREEREALEREKQRRRQGQELSAARQRLQEDEMRRAAEERRREKAEELAARQRVREKIQRDKAERAKKYGGSVGSQPSPPVTEPGPVPSSPSQEPPTKREYDQCRIQVRLPDGTSLTQTFRAREQLAAVRLYVELHRGEEPGGGQDPVQLLSGFPRRAFSEADMERPLQELGLVPSAVLIVAKKCPS; encoded by the exons atgGCGGAGCTGACGGCTCTGGAGAGTCTCATCGAGATGGGCTTCCCCAGGGGACGCGC GGAGAAGGCTCTGGCCCTCACAGGGAACCAGGGCATCGAGGCTGCGATGGACTG GCTGATGGAGCACGAAGATGACCCCGACGTGGATGAGCCTTTAGAGACTCCTCTTGGACATGTCCTGGGACGGGAACCCACCCCCTCAGAACAAGTTGGCCCTGAAG GACCTGGAACGGCTGCCGGAGAAAGCCGACCCGTTTTGACCGAAGAGGAAAGACAAGAACAGACCAAGAG GATGTTGGAGCTGGTGGCTCAGAAGCAGCGGGAACGTGAAGAAAGGGAGGAGCGGGAAGCATTGGAGCGAGAAAAACAGCGAAGGAGACAAGGTCAAGAGCTTTCAGCTGCACGCCAGAGACTACAGGAAGATGAGATGCGCAGAGCTGCTGAGGAGCGGAGGAGGGAAAAGGCTGAAGAGTTAGCAGCCAG ACAGAGGGTTCGAGAAAAGATCCAAAGGGACAAAGCAGAGAGAGCCAAAAAG TATGGTGGTAGTGTGGGTTCTCAGCCATCCCCACCAGTGACAGAGCCAGGTCCTGTTCCCTCGTCTCCCAGCCAGGAACCTCCTACCAAGCGGGAATATGACCAGTGTCGCATACAG GTCAGGTTGCCAGATGGAACTTCACTGACCCAGACATTTCGGGCTCGGGAACAGCTGGCAGCAGTGAGGCTCTATGTGGAGCTCCACCGTGGGGAGGAACCTGGAGGGGGCCAGGACCCAGTGCAGTTGCTTAGTGGCTTTCCCAGGCGGGCCTTCTCAGAAGCTGACATGGAACGGCCTCTGCAGGAGCTGG GACTTGTGCCTTCTGCTGTCCTCATTGTGGCCAAGAAATGTCCCAGCTGA
- the Uqcc3 gene encoding ubiquinol-cytochrome-c reductase complex assembly factor 3, protein MQSVRKVLMVVAVLGAGAGVGSALFALVTPGELQKQEMLKEMPEQDPRRRDEGKRNQQLVMATLQEAAATQENVAWRKNWLVGGGGGGRSA, encoded by the exons ATGCAGAGTGTGCGGAAAGTGCTCATGGTAGTAGCGGTGCTGGGCGCTGGGGCCGGCGTGGGGTCCGCGCTCTTTGCTCTGGTAACCCCAGGAGAGCTGCAGAAGCAAGAGATGCTGAAG GAGATGCCCGAACAGGACCCTCGACgcagggatgaagggaagaggaACCAGCAACTAGTGATGGCCACGCTGCAGGAGGCCGCGGCCACGCAGGAGAACGTAGCGTGGAGGAAGAACTGGTTGGttggcggcggcggtggcgggagATCAGCTTGA
- the Lrrn4cl gene encoding LRRN4 C-terminal-like protein, producing the protein MALPGSLCLLWLLALTWSVPRAQPLAPQDFEEEEEDETVSTPSLAVPCDYDRCRHLQVPCNELQKARPVACLCPGLSSPAWPPDPPRLGEVRIVAEEGRAEVHWCAPSSPVHHYQLLLWEGSGAPQKGPLLNTTVRRAELKGLKPGGAYVVCVVAGNEAGESRVSQAGGEDLEGVSFPAFGPCGRLTVPPRPVTLIHAAVGVGTALALLSCVALIWHFCLRERWGCPRRAATAQAAGAL; encoded by the coding sequence ATGGCTCTTCCAggctctctctgccttctgtggCTCCTAGCCCTGACCTGGTCGGTTCCCAGAGCTCAGCCCTTGGCTCCTCAAGACTtcgaggaagaggaggaagatgagacGGTGAGCACACCTTCCCTGGCTGTCCCCTGTGACTACGACCGTTGCCGCCACCTGCAGGTGCCCTGCAATGAGTTGCAGAAGGCCAGGCCGGTGGCCTGCCTGTGCCCAGGACTGTctagccctgcctggcctccggACCCGCCACGCCTAGGAGAAGTGCGCATTGTGGCCGAAGAGGGCCGCGCCGAGGTCCACTGGTGTGCCCCCTCCTCCCCGGTCCACCACTACCAGCTGCTGCTTTGGGAAGGCAGCGGGGCTCCGCAGAAGGGCCCCCTACTCAACACTACGGTCCGCAGAGCAGAACTGAAGGGACTTAAGCCTGGGGGCGCTTATGTGGTTTGCGTGGTGGCTGGTAATGAGGCCGGGGAGAGCCGCGTGTCCCAGGCAGGTGGGGAGGACCTCGAGGGGGTGTCCTTCCCGGCCTTCGGGCCCTGCGGTCGGCTCACCGTGCCACCCAGACCGGTCACCCTAATCCACGCGGCCGTGGGGGTGGGCACAGCCCTGGCTCTGCTAAGCTGCGTCGCCCTGATCTGGCACTTCTGCCTGCGCGAGCGCTGGGGCTGTCCGCGCCGCGCAGCCACCGCCCAAGCCGCAGGGGCGCTCTGA